The Arthrobacter sp. NicSoilC5 genome has a window encoding:
- a CDS encoding L-ribulose-5-phosphate 4-epimerase, whose protein sequence is MSASAGAGTGLLETIARVRAEVCALHAELTRYGLVVWTAGNVSARLPGTDLMVIKPSGVSYQDLTPEQMIVTDLYGTPVRGTNLGGGGTVDWGNPPLSPSSDTAAHAYVYRHMPEVGGVVHTHSTYATAWAARGEAIPCVLTMMGDEFGGSIPVGPFALIGDDSIGHGIVETLKNSKSPAVLMQNHGPFTIGKDARSAVKAAVMCEEVARTVHISRQLGEPLPIDQDHIDSLYARYQNVYGQ, encoded by the coding sequence ATGAGCGCCTCAGCAGGCGCCGGAACCGGCCTCCTGGAAACCATCGCCCGAGTCCGGGCGGAAGTGTGCGCCCTGCACGCCGAGCTGACCCGGTACGGCCTGGTGGTGTGGACCGCGGGCAACGTCTCCGCCCGCTTGCCCGGCACCGACCTCATGGTCATCAAGCCCTCCGGTGTCTCCTACCAGGACCTGACCCCCGAGCAGATGATCGTGACCGACCTGTACGGCACCCCGGTCAGGGGCACCAACCTTGGTGGGGGCGGCACGGTCGACTGGGGCAACCCGCCGCTGTCCCCGTCGTCGGACACCGCCGCGCACGCCTATGTGTACCGGCACATGCCGGAAGTGGGCGGGGTGGTGCATACCCACTCCACCTACGCCACCGCCTGGGCCGCCCGCGGCGAAGCCATCCCGTGCGTGCTGACCATGATGGGGGACGAGTTCGGCGGGTCCATCCCAGTGGGCCCGTTCGCGCTGATCGGCGACGACTCGATCGGCCACGGGATCGTCGAGACGCTGAAGAATTCCAAGTCCCCGGCGGTCCTGATGCAGAACCACGGCCCGTTCACCATCGGCAAGGACGCCCGGTCCGCCGTGAAGGCCGCCGTCATGTGCGAGGAAGTGGCCCGCACCGTGCACATTTCCCGGCAACTGGGCGAGCCGCTGCCCATCGACCAGGACCACATCGACTCCCTCTACGCCCGCTACCAGAACGTTTACGGCCAATAA
- the araB gene encoding ribulokinase, protein MPDALFTPGSESHHDHCVIGVDYGTLSGRAVVVRVRDGKELGSAVHEYPHAVVTDVLPRDTAGDDGARLPGEWALQVPNDYRDVLRTAVPAAVANAGIDPAAVVGIATDFTACTMVPVKSDGTPLNELPGFANRPHAYVKLWRHHAAQGQADRINRLAAERGEDWLPRYGGLISSEWEFAKGLQLLEEDPEAYAAMDHWVEAADWIVWQLCGRYVRNACTAGYKGIYQDGRYPSDEFLAALNPDFKDFVSSKLEHTIGQLGDAAGTLTAEAAAWTGLPEGIAVAVGNVDAHVTAPAAKAVESGQLVAIMGTSTCHVMNGSELREVPGMCGAVDGGIVPGLWGYEAGQSGVGDIFGWFTKYGVPPEYHQAAKDAGLGIHEYLTELASRQAIGQHGLIALDWHSGNRSVLVDHELSGMVVGQTLATRPEDTYRALLEATAFGTRTIVDAFRDAGVPVKEFIVAGGLLKNRLLMQIYADATGLQLSTIGSEQGPALGSAIHAAVAAGEYADIRAAAAAMGAEPGEVYTPIPENAAAYEELFKEYKALHDYFGRGGNDVMHRLKAIQRKAARTGLSGAGSVSESPVEVSA, encoded by the coding sequence ATGCCAGATGCGCTGTTCACTCCCGGCTCCGAGTCCCACCATGACCATTGCGTCATCGGGGTGGATTACGGAACCCTTTCAGGCCGTGCCGTGGTGGTGCGTGTCCGCGACGGCAAGGAACTGGGCAGCGCCGTCCATGAGTACCCCCACGCGGTGGTTACCGACGTCCTGCCCCGGGACACCGCGGGCGACGACGGCGCCCGCCTTCCCGGGGAATGGGCACTTCAGGTGCCCAACGACTACCGGGACGTCCTGCGGACCGCCGTCCCCGCCGCGGTGGCGAACGCCGGGATCGACCCCGCCGCCGTCGTCGGCATTGCCACGGATTTCACTGCCTGCACCATGGTTCCGGTCAAGTCGGACGGCACGCCCCTCAACGAACTGCCCGGCTTCGCCAACCGCCCGCACGCCTATGTAAAGCTCTGGCGCCACCATGCTGCGCAGGGCCAGGCCGACCGGATCAACCGGCTTGCCGCTGAACGGGGGGAGGACTGGCTTCCCCGCTACGGGGGCCTGATCTCCTCCGAATGGGAATTCGCCAAGGGGCTGCAGCTGCTGGAGGAGGACCCGGAGGCCTACGCCGCGATGGACCACTGGGTGGAGGCTGCGGACTGGATCGTCTGGCAGCTCTGCGGCCGGTATGTCCGCAACGCCTGCACTGCCGGCTACAAGGGCATCTACCAGGATGGCCGGTATCCGTCCGATGAGTTCCTGGCCGCCCTGAACCCGGACTTCAAAGACTTTGTCAGCTCCAAGCTGGAGCACACCATCGGCCAGCTGGGGGACGCCGCCGGCACCCTGACGGCGGAGGCAGCCGCCTGGACCGGGCTGCCGGAGGGCATCGCGGTGGCCGTGGGAAACGTTGACGCCCATGTCACGGCCCCGGCCGCGAAGGCTGTGGAATCCGGCCAGCTGGTGGCGATCATGGGCACCTCCACCTGCCACGTCATGAACGGCAGCGAGCTGCGCGAGGTGCCGGGAATGTGCGGTGCCGTGGATGGTGGAATCGTGCCGGGCCTGTGGGGCTACGAGGCCGGACAATCAGGCGTGGGAGACATCTTCGGCTGGTTCACCAAGTACGGCGTCCCGCCCGAATACCACCAGGCTGCCAAGGACGCCGGCCTGGGGATCCACGAGTACCTCACCGAACTGGCATCCCGGCAGGCCATCGGACAGCACGGCCTGATCGCGCTCGACTGGCATTCCGGCAACCGTTCGGTCCTGGTGGACCACGAGCTTTCGGGCATGGTGGTGGGCCAGACCCTGGCCACCAGGCCGGAGGATACCTACCGCGCGCTGCTGGAAGCCACAGCCTTTGGAACCCGCACCATCGTGGACGCCTTCCGCGACGCCGGGGTTCCGGTCAAGGAATTCATCGTGGCCGGCGGCCTGCTCAAGAACAGGCTCCTGATGCAGATCTACGCAGACGCCACCGGCCTGCAGCTGTCCACCATCGGCTCGGAACAGGGTCCGGCCCTGGGATCGGCCATCCACGCTGCTGTCGCAGCGGGCGAATACGCGGACATCCGTGCGGCCGCCGCGGCCATGGGCGCCGAGCCCGGGGAGGTCTACACCCCAATTCCCGAAAACGCGGCCGCTTACGAAGAACTGTTCAAGGAATACAAGGCCCTTCACGACTACTTCGGCAGGGGCGGCAACGACGTCATGCACCGGCTCAAGGCCATCCAGCGCAAAGCCGCGCGCACCGGCCTCTCCGGCGCAGGCTCCGTTTCCGAATCACCCGTGGAGGTGTCCGCATGA
- a CDS encoding DUF4193 domain-containing protein produces MATDYDAPRKQEEESPADSLEALQASRSGNAQTAVIDVDENDTAEGIDLPGADLSNEELTVIVVPEQSDEFTCSSCFLVRHRSQVAREKDGLKYCRDCEG; encoded by the coding sequence ATGGCTACCGATTACGATGCTCCACGCAAGCAGGAAGAAGAGTCGCCGGCCGACTCTCTCGAGGCCCTCCAGGCATCACGGAGCGGCAACGCGCAGACCGCGGTTATCGATGTCGACGAGAACGACACCGCTGAAGGTATCGACCTGCCCGGCGCCGACCTCTCCAACGAGGAACTGACCGTCATTGTGGTTCCCGAGCAGTCTGACGAGTTCACCTGCTCGTCGTGCTTCCTGGTCCGCCACCGGTCGCAGGTTGCCCGCGAAAAGGACGGCCTGAAGTACTGCCGCGACTGCGAAGGCTAA
- the araA gene encoding L-arabinose isomerase, translating to MSTAANTSLDGYEVWFLTGSQHLYGEEVLKQVAAQSQEIANQLNASSSVPVRIVWKPVLTDSDAIRRTALEANSDDSVIGVTAWMHTFSPAKMWIQGLDLLRKPLLHLHTQANRDLPWADIDFDFMNLNQAAHGDREFGYIQSRLGIARKTVVGHVSNPEVARQVGSWQRAAAGWAAVRSLKLTRFGDNMRNVAVTEGDKTEAELRFGVAVNTWSVNELADAVHGAAESDVDALVAEYEDLYDVVPELRAGAARHESLRYGARIELGLRSFLEGNGSAAFTTSFEDLGALRQLPGLAVQRLMAAGYGFGAEGDWKTAILVRAAKVMGAGLPGGASLMEDYTYHLEPGSEKILGAHMLEVCPSLTAAKPRLEIHPLGIGGKEDPVRLVFDADASPGVVVALSDMRDRFRLVANAVDVVPLDQPLPNLPVARALWEPKPDFATSAAAWLTAGAAHHTVLSTQVGMDVFEDFAEIAKTELLTIDEGTTIRQFKKDLNWNAAYYKLAGGI from the coding sequence ATGAGCACCGCAGCAAACACCTCCCTCGACGGCTACGAAGTCTGGTTCCTCACCGGCAGCCAGCACCTCTACGGGGAGGAAGTCCTCAAGCAGGTGGCCGCCCAGTCGCAGGAGATCGCCAACCAGCTCAATGCCTCCTCGTCGGTTCCCGTGCGGATCGTGTGGAAGCCGGTCCTGACCGACTCCGATGCCATCCGCCGCACCGCCCTGGAGGCAAACTCGGATGACTCGGTCATCGGAGTGACGGCCTGGATGCACACCTTCAGCCCGGCCAAGATGTGGATCCAGGGCCTGGACCTGCTGCGCAAGCCCCTGCTGCACCTGCATACGCAGGCCAACCGCGACCTGCCGTGGGCGGACATTGACTTCGACTTCATGAATCTGAACCAGGCCGCCCACGGCGACCGCGAGTTCGGCTACATCCAGTCCCGCCTGGGCATCGCCCGGAAGACCGTCGTCGGGCACGTCTCCAACCCCGAGGTGGCCCGCCAGGTGGGCTCCTGGCAGCGCGCCGCCGCCGGCTGGGCCGCCGTCCGGAGCCTGAAGCTCACCCGCTTCGGCGACAACATGCGCAACGTCGCCGTGACCGAAGGCGACAAGACCGAGGCCGAGCTGCGCTTCGGCGTCGCGGTCAACACCTGGTCCGTCAACGAGCTCGCGGACGCCGTCCACGGTGCTGCAGAGTCCGACGTCGACGCCCTGGTGGCCGAGTATGAGGACCTTTACGACGTGGTGCCGGAGCTCCGCGCAGGCGCGGCCCGGCACGAATCGCTGCGGTACGGCGCCCGGATCGAACTGGGCCTGCGCAGCTTCCTGGAAGGCAACGGCTCCGCCGCCTTCACCACGTCCTTCGAGGACCTCGGAGCCCTCCGCCAGCTGCCGGGCCTGGCCGTGCAGCGGCTCATGGCCGCCGGGTACGGGTTCGGCGCCGAGGGCGACTGGAAGACCGCCATCCTGGTCCGGGCCGCCAAGGTGATGGGCGCCGGCCTCCCCGGCGGCGCGTCCCTCATGGAGGACTACACGTACCACCTGGAACCCGGCTCCGAAAAGATCCTGGGCGCCCACATGCTCGAGGTCTGCCCCTCCCTCACGGCAGCAAAGCCGCGGCTGGAAATCCACCCCCTGGGTATCGGCGGCAAGGAAGACCCTGTCCGGTTGGTGTTCGACGCCGACGCCTCGCCAGGCGTCGTCGTCGCCCTGTCCGACATGCGGGACCGTTTCCGCCTGGTGGCCAACGCCGTCGACGTCGTTCCCCTGGACCAGCCGCTGCCCAACCTCCCCGTGGCCCGCGCGCTGTGGGAGCCGAAGCCGGACTTCGCCACCTCGGCCGCCGCCTGGCTGACCGCCGGCGCCGCCCACCACACCGTGCTCTCCACCCAGGTGGGCATGGACGTCTTCGAGGACTTCGCCGAAATCGCCAAAACCGAACTGCTCACCATCGACGAAGGCACCACCATCCGCCAGTTCAAGAAGGACCTGAACTGGAACGCGGCCTACTACAAACTGGCCGGCGGGATCTGA
- a CDS encoding LacI family DNA-binding transcriptional regulator, protein MERNPVTDGRPPRLPTLEDVAELAGVSHQTVSRVVNSHPNVSSGTRGKVEAAIAALGYRRNTAARSLVTRRSQTIGVLGSELSQYGPANTLLGVERAARDAGYFVSVAALREVNRDAILDAVRHFLDQSVDGIVVIVPHLETLAALAELPIGVPVVAVGPTGNDSVGGVKVDQRRGAELAVEHLIGQGHVRIGHVAGPQDWIDAVARAEGWRGALDSAGLEADLIIEGDWSAGSGYEIGRRLAAGRSATALFVGNDQMALGVLRALNEAGIKVPGDVSVVGFDDQPEAGYFSPPLTVVRQDFEELGRRCMDMMLTAFDGTGGPRTLVVEPELVLRSSTAPPVR, encoded by the coding sequence ATGGAGCGGAACCCCGTGACGGACGGCAGGCCACCCCGGCTGCCAACGCTCGAGGACGTGGCGGAACTGGCCGGGGTTTCGCACCAGACCGTGTCACGGGTGGTCAACAGCCACCCCAATGTCAGCTCCGGCACGCGCGGCAAGGTGGAAGCGGCGATTGCCGCACTCGGCTACCGCCGCAACACCGCCGCGCGGAGCCTGGTCACCCGGCGCTCGCAGACCATCGGCGTCCTGGGCAGCGAGCTCTCGCAGTACGGCCCTGCCAACACCCTGCTGGGAGTGGAACGTGCTGCACGGGACGCAGGATACTTCGTCAGCGTCGCAGCGCTGCGGGAGGTCAACCGGGACGCGATCCTGGACGCCGTCCGGCACTTCCTGGACCAGTCGGTGGACGGAATAGTAGTGATCGTTCCGCACCTGGAGACGCTGGCGGCCTTGGCGGAACTGCCCATTGGAGTGCCTGTGGTTGCCGTCGGTCCCACCGGAAATGACTCCGTGGGCGGGGTCAAGGTGGACCAGCGCCGCGGCGCAGAACTGGCAGTGGAACACCTCATCGGGCAGGGGCACGTCCGGATCGGACACGTCGCGGGACCGCAGGACTGGATCGACGCCGTAGCCCGCGCCGAGGGCTGGCGGGGAGCGCTGGACTCCGCCGGGCTCGAGGCAGACCTGATCATCGAGGGCGACTGGAGCGCGGGCAGCGGATACGAGATCGGCAGGCGGCTGGCAGCCGGCCGCAGCGCCACTGCGCTCTTCGTTGGCAACGACCAGATGGCCCTTGGAGTCCTGCGCGCATTGAACGAGGCAGGCATCAAGGTGCCCGGGGACGTATCCGTGGTGGGCTTCGACGACCAGCCCGAGGCCGGCTATTTCAGTCCCCCGCTGACGGTGGTCCGGCAGGACTTTGAAGAACTGGGCCGGCGGTGCATGGACATGATGCTCACTGCGTTCGATGGCACGGGCGGCCCCCGGACCCTTGTGGTGGAGCCCGAGCTCGTCCTGCGCAGCAGCACGGCCCCGCCGGTGCGGTAA
- the chvE gene encoding multiple monosaccharide ABC transporter substrate-binding protein, with translation MVRIKKLMGAVALVLALTVGATGCGSRGGASESSGAAKPSDSLVGISMPTQTSERWIADGANVEKSLKDLGYKTDLQFANDDIPTQVSQIENMLTKGAKALIIAAIDGTTLTDVLAKAKEQNVKVIAYDRLINGTPNVDYYTTFDNYTVGVQQATSLLTGLGLVDASGKKVDGKGPFNIELFAGSPDDNNANFFWTGAMDTLKPYMDAGTLKVPSGQTKFEQAAILRWQAPVAQKRMEDIITSAYSSGTKLNGVLSPYDGLSIGIISALTSTGGYAKGSLPVVTGQDAEKGSVKSIVAGEQYSTIFKDTRQLGAQAVKMVDAVLKGQEPETNDTKTYNNKVKVVPAFLLKSVIITKDNYKKELIDSGYYKDSDVK, from the coding sequence ATGGTGAGAATCAAAAAACTGATGGGCGCGGTGGCCCTTGTCCTCGCCCTGACGGTGGGCGCCACAGGTTGCGGCTCCCGCGGCGGGGCCAGCGAATCCAGCGGTGCCGCCAAGCCCAGTGATTCACTGGTAGGCATTTCAATGCCCACGCAGACATCCGAACGGTGGATCGCTGACGGCGCCAACGTGGAGAAGTCCCTGAAGGACCTCGGCTACAAGACGGACCTGCAGTTCGCCAATGACGATATCCCCACGCAGGTGTCGCAGATCGAGAACATGCTGACCAAGGGCGCCAAGGCCCTGATCATCGCCGCCATTGACGGCACCACCCTGACTGACGTCCTGGCCAAGGCCAAGGAGCAGAACGTCAAGGTCATCGCGTACGACCGCCTCATCAACGGCACGCCCAACGTCGACTACTACACCACGTTCGACAACTACACCGTTGGTGTCCAGCAGGCCACCTCGCTGCTGACCGGGCTGGGCCTCGTTGATGCCAGCGGCAAGAAGGTGGACGGCAAGGGCCCCTTCAACATCGAGCTTTTCGCGGGCAGCCCCGACGACAACAACGCCAACTTCTTCTGGACCGGCGCCATGGACACCCTCAAGCCGTACATGGATGCCGGCACCCTGAAGGTCCCCAGCGGACAGACCAAATTTGAGCAGGCAGCGATCCTCCGCTGGCAGGCACCCGTGGCCCAGAAGCGCATGGAGGACATCATCACCTCCGCGTACAGCTCCGGCACCAAGCTGAACGGCGTCCTGTCCCCGTATGACGGCCTGTCAATCGGCATCATCTCGGCCCTCACCAGCACCGGCGGCTACGCCAAGGGAAGCCTGCCCGTAGTAACCGGCCAGGACGCCGAAAAGGGTTCCGTGAAGTCCATCGTCGCCGGCGAGCAGTACTCCACCATCTTCAAGGACACCCGCCAGCTCGGCGCGCAGGCCGTCAAGATGGTTGATGCTGTCCTCAAGGGCCAGGAACCGGAAACCAATGACACCAAGACCTACAACAACAAGGTCAAGGTTGTCCCGGCCTTCCTGCTGAAGTCCGTGATCATCACCAAGGACAACTACAAGAAGGAACTGATCGACTCGGGTTACTACAAGGACTCCGACGTCAAGTAG